The window TCCTTTATGCCAGGTTCCGTTACAAGGCATCTATCGAGGATCTGCATTATCATGTAGAAAGAAGTATTGACAGGAACCAGATTATGAGATTGGCGGACTGTACCTTCATCGACAGGTTTGAAAACCTACTCATAACAGGAAGTACTGGGATAGGAAAAAGTTATCTTGCCTCAGCAATCGGTTATCAGGCATGTATGCTCGGTTACAGGGTTCTGTATGGAAGTACACCAAAGCTGTTCGCAAAGTTAAAGATGGCAAAGGCTGACGGATCCTATATCAAAGAGGTCTCACGTATTGAAAAACAACAGCTTCTGATACTGGACGATTTCGGGATACAGCCATTTGACTCACAAAGTAGGGCTGCCCTTATGGAGATCATTGAGGATAGGCATGGTAAGACATCTCTTATTATAACATCACAGCTGCCGGTAAGTAAATGGCATGAGGTAATTGGAGAAAAAACGATTGCAGATGCAATCTTGGACAGGATTGTTCACGATGCCCACAGGATAGAACTCAAGGGCGAATCGATGCGCAAGAAAAGAACCGTTGCTCCCGAAAATACCTATCTGTAAAAATTACTTTTAAATCATTACTTTTGACATCATACCTATAGCATCTGCTGCACTCGTTCGCCAGCAATTCAGGTGGTCAGTTTGCCACGGAATCACATGGTCAGTTTCTCCGAAATATA is drawn from Pedobacter mucosus and contains these coding sequences:
- the istB gene encoding IS21-like element helper ATPase IstB; its protein translation is MNTNTLDKMRRLKFYGMFHAFKSSIETGQTTEYTADELLAHLIEAEWDDRQNRKIERQILYARFRYKASIEDLHYHVERSIDRNQIMRLADCTFIDRFENLLITGSTGIGKSYLASAIGYQACMLGYRVLYGSTPKLFAKLKMAKADGSYIKEVSRIEKQQLLILDDFGIQPFDSQSRAALMEIIEDRHGKTSLIITSQLPVSKWHEVIGEKTIADAILDRIVHDAHRIELKGESMRKKRTVAPENTYL